In Streptomyces sp. NBC_00414, a single window of DNA contains:
- a CDS encoding S1 family peptidase produces MFGLTLAKKAAAVTAAVAAAATTCLLGATTATAAPQPIVGGSTTTAAAYPYVMQITTASQSQFCGGTLVSATKVVTAAHCMVGETPSGIRVVGGRTYRNGTNGTVAQVSKIWINPSYTDAEEGDDVAVLTLSSSMPYTPISYVSASETSLYTAGTTARILGWGTTSSGGSSSNQLRTATVPTVSNSTCSSAYGSSYIASDMVCAGYTSGGVDTCQGDSGGPLIIGGKLAGITSWGYGCADAGYPGVYTRLTTFSSLVTAQVNS; encoded by the coding sequence ATGTTCGGGCTCACCCTTGCCAAGAAGGCCGCCGCCGTCACCGCGGCGGTCGCCGCCGCGGCGACGACCTGTCTTCTCGGCGCGACCACCGCAACTGCCGCTCCCCAGCCCATCGTCGGCGGTTCGACGACCACGGCCGCCGCGTACCCGTACGTCATGCAGATCACCACCGCCTCGCAGAGCCAGTTCTGCGGCGGCACCCTCGTGTCGGCCACCAAGGTGGTCACCGCGGCCCACTGCATGGTCGGCGAGACCCCGAGCGGTATCCGCGTCGTGGGCGGCCGTACGTACCGCAACGGCACCAACGGCACCGTCGCCCAGGTCAGCAAGATATGGATCAACCCCAGCTACACGGACGCCGAGGAGGGCGACGACGTCGCCGTCCTGACCCTGTCGTCGTCCATGCCGTACACGCCGATCAGCTACGTCTCCGCCTCCGAGACCAGCCTCTACACGGCCGGCACCACCGCCCGCATCCTCGGCTGGGGCACCACCAGCTCGGGCGGCTCGTCCTCCAACCAGCTGCGTACGGCCACGGTTCCGACCGTGTCCAACTCCACCTGCTCCTCGGCGTACGGCTCGTCGTACATCGCCTCCGACATGGTCTGCGCGGGCTACACCTCCGGCGGCGTGGACACCTGCCAGGGCGACAGCGGCGGCCCGCTCATCATCGGCGGCAAGCTCGCCGGCATCACCTCGTGGGGCTACGGCTGCGCGGACGCCGGCTACCCGGGCGTCTACACCCGCCTGACGACGTTCTCCAGCCTCGTGACGGCGCAGGTCAACTCCTAG
- a CDS encoding winged helix DNA-binding domain-containing protein: MTKTSTAPVLSVRELNRATLARQLLLRRAALSAKDAVEHLVGLQAQNVKPPYLALAARLEGFTPEELSAAMEAREVVRIVTMRSTIHTHTADDCLTLRPLVQAARERELYGFRKGLTGVDLDRLAAISRELVEAEPRTMKQLREALLTEWPNADPQALAIAARCRLPLVQVTPRGLWGRSGQVALTTAEHWLGRRAEPVPAPDATVLRYLAAFGPASVKDMQTWAGLTRLREAFERLRPQLVTFVDEHGVELFDLPDAPRPDADTPAPVRLLPEFDNLLLSHADRSRVVSTDYKGRTWQGNQAYCTLLVDGFLAGLWRLEETGDRAVLTVEPFGTLTERQREEVTEEAARMLAMLSGAPSYDIRFGTVVRG, from the coding sequence ATGACGAAGACCTCGACCGCTCCCGTACTGAGCGTCCGTGAACTGAACCGTGCGACCCTCGCCCGGCAGTTGCTCCTGCGCCGGGCCGCCCTGTCCGCGAAGGACGCCGTCGAGCACCTCGTCGGTCTCCAGGCGCAGAACGTGAAGCCCCCGTACCTCGCGCTCGCCGCCCGCCTGGAGGGCTTCACGCCCGAGGAGCTCTCGGCCGCCATGGAGGCGCGAGAGGTCGTCCGCATCGTCACCATGCGGTCAACCATCCACACCCACACCGCCGACGACTGCCTGACGCTGCGTCCGCTCGTACAGGCCGCCCGGGAAAGGGAGTTGTACGGCTTCCGCAAAGGGCTCACCGGAGTGGACCTCGACCGGCTCGCCGCGATCAGCCGGGAGCTGGTCGAGGCCGAGCCGCGCACGATGAAGCAGCTTCGGGAGGCGCTGCTCACCGAGTGGCCAAACGCCGATCCGCAGGCCCTGGCGATCGCCGCCCGCTGCCGGCTGCCCCTCGTCCAGGTCACCCCGCGCGGACTGTGGGGCCGCAGCGGCCAGGTCGCGCTCACCACCGCCGAGCACTGGCTCGGCAGGCGGGCCGAACCGGTTCCCGCCCCCGACGCCACCGTCCTGCGCTACCTCGCCGCCTTCGGTCCCGCCTCCGTCAAGGACATGCAGACCTGGGCCGGCCTGACCCGGCTGCGCGAGGCCTTCGAACGGCTGCGGCCCCAGCTGGTCACCTTCGTCGACGAGCACGGTGTCGAGCTCTTCGACCTGCCGGACGCGCCCCGCCCGGACGCGGACACCCCGGCGCCGGTGCGCCTGCTGCCCGAGTTCGACAACCTGCTCCTCTCGCACGCCGACCGCTCCCGGGTGGTGTCCACCGACTACAAGGGCCGTACCTGGCAGGGCAACCAGGCGTACTGCACCCTGCTCGTCGACGGGTTCCTGGCGGGCCTGTGGCGGCTGGAGGAGACCGGCGACCGGGCCGTGCTCACCGTCGAGCCCTTCGGCACGCTCACCGAGCGGCAGCGCGAGGAGGTGACCGAGGAGGCGGCGCGCATGCTCGCGATGCTGAGCGGTGCGCCCTCGTACGACATCCGGTTCGGCACCGTCGTACGAGGCTGA